ACCCGATGAGGGCCCCTAGTCCAATCAGTGCTCTACCTCCAAGACTCTAAATTCCGAGGCTAGCCCTAAAGCTATTTCGGGGAGAACCAGCTATCTCCGAGTTCGATTGGAATTTCACCGCTAGCCACACCTCATCCCCGCACTTTTCAACGTGCGTGGGTTCGGGCCTCCAGTAGGTGTTACCCTACCTTCACCCTGGACATGGCTAGATCACACGGTTTCGGGTCTACGGCAGCGTACTATCGCCCTATTCAGACTCGCTTTCGCTGCGGCTCCGTCTCTTCAACTTAACCTCGCACGCTACCGTAACTCGCCGGTTCATTCTACAAAAGGCACGCCGTCACCCTTTTAACGGGCTCCGACTATTTGTAAGCACACGGTTTCAGGTACTATTTCACTCCCCTCCCGGGGTGCTTTTCACCTTTCCCTCACGGTACTGGTTCACTATCGGTCGCTAGGTAGTATTTAGCCTTAGCAGATGGTCCTGCCAGATTCACACGGGATTTCACGTGTCCCGCGCTACTCGGGGTTGGTCTCGGAGAGACGCGCGTTTAGGTTACGCGACTATCACGCTCTATGGTCAGCTTTCCCAAGCTGTTCACCTACGCGCGTCTTTTGTAACTCCATGTGAGACGCCCCACAACCCCGCCGGGTAAACCCGACGGTTTAGGCTCTTCCGCGTTCGCTCGCCACTACTGACGGAATCACTATTGTTTTCTCTTCCTCCGGCTACTTAGATGTTTCAGTTCACCGGGTCTGCCTTCTCATCACCTATGTATTCAGTGAAGGATACCATCCCATTACAGATGGTGGGTTGCCCCATTCGGAGATCCCCGGATCAAAGCGTGCTTACCGCTCCCCGAGGCTTATCGCAGTTCGCTGCGTCCTTCTTCGGCTCCTAGCGCCAAGGCATCCACCGTGTGCCCTTAGTAACTTAACCACGACGCACAGGATGTGCTAGTGCATGCGTTGTCTCATGGATGAGACGAACTTAGCAGGCCATCCTTGCATTTCCGTAATTACTAAAAGTACTTACAGTTTATATCTTAGCAATTTCATGCAGTATCCAGTTTTCAAGGAACAAATGGATAGTTACTCGTAAGAGTAACTGCCTGGCAACGTCCTACTCTCCCGGCTCCCTGCGGAGCAAGTACCATCGGCGCTGGAGGGCTTAACGGCCGTGTTCGGCATGGGAACGGGTGTGTCCCCTCCGCCATCATCACCAGACTTATATGAAGGAAATACTCCTTCAAAACTGAACAGCGAACGTTGCGTTAATCGTCATATCTCCATAGAAAGGAGGTGATCCATCCGCACCTTCCGGTACGGATACCTTGTTACGACTTCACCCCAGTCATCTACCCCACCTTCGGCGGCTGGCTCCTTGCGGTTACCTCACCGACTTCGGGTGTTGCAAACTCCCGTGGTGTGACGGGCGGTGTGTACAAGGCCCGGGAACGTATTCACCGCGGCATGCTGATCCGCGATTACTAGCGATTCCGACTTCATGTAGGCGAGTTGCAGCCTACAATCCGAACTGAGATTGGTTTTAAGAGATTGGCGTCCCCTCGCGAGGTAGCATCCCGTTGTACCAACCATTGTAGCACGTGTGTAGCCCAGGTCATAAGGGGCATGATGATTTGACGTCATCCCCGCCTTCCTCCGTCTTGTCGACGGCAGTCTCTCTAGAGTGCCCAACTGAATGCTGGCAACTAAAGATAAGGGTTGCGCTCGTTGCGGGACTTAACCCAACATCTCACGACACGAGCTGACGACAACCATGCACCACCTGTCACCGCTGCCCCGAAGGGAAGCTCTGTCTCCAGAGCGGTCAGCGGGATGTCAAGACCTGGTAAGGTTCTTCGCGTTGCTTCGAATTAAACCACATGCTCCACCGCTTGTGCGGGCCCCCGTCAATTCCTTTGAGTTTCACTCTTGCGAGCGTACTCCCCAGGCGGAGTGCTTATTGCGTTAGCTGCGGCACTGAGGGTATTGAAACCCCCAACACCTAGCACTCATCGTTTACGGCGTGGACTACCAGGGTATCTAATCCTGTTTGCTCCCCACGCTTTCGCGCCTCAGCGTCAGTTACAGACCAGAAAGCCGCCTTCGCCACTGGTGTTCCTCCACATCTCTACGCATTTCACCGCTACACGTGGAATACCGCTTTCCTCTTCTGCACTCAAGCTACACAGTTTCCGATGCGAACCGGGGTTGAGCCCCGGGCTTTAACACCAGACTTACATAGCCGCCTGCGCGCGCTTTACGCCCAATAAATCCGGACAACGCTTGCCACCTACGTATTACCGCGGCTGCTGGCACGTAGTTAGCCGTGGCTTTCTCGTCAGGTACCGTCAAGGTACCGCCCTATTCGAACGGTACTTGTTCGTCCCTAACAACAGAACTTTACAATCCGAAGACCTTCATCGTTCACGCGGCGTTGCTCCATCAGACTTTCGTCCATTGTGGAAAATTCCCTACTGCTGCCTCCCGTAGGAGTCTGGGCCGTGTCTCAGTCCCAGTGTGGCCGGTCACCCTCTCAGGTCGGCTACGCATCGTCGCCTTGGTAGGCCGTTACCCCACCAACTAGCTAATGCGCCGCAGGCCCATCTCCCAGTGACAGCCGAAGCCGCCTTTTCTTTTCGGATCATGCGATCCAAAAACCTATCCGGTATTAGCATAAGTTTCCCTATGTTATCCCAGTCTGAGAGGCAGGTTGCCTACGTGTTACTCACCCGTCCGCCGCTAGCCTCCGAAGAGACTCGCTCGACTTGCATGTATTAGGCACGCCGCCAGCGTTCGTCCTGAGCCAGGATCAAACTCTCCAATAAAGTTTGTTACTGGTTCAAAGCTGGCAAATCATTTAATGATAGACTCATTAACGCTTTCGCTGTTCAGTTTTCAAAGAGCATTTTTAGTTCTGCTAAACTAGCAGGAACTCAATGTTGGCACACTCACCTTCGGGTGTCAAACACTTTTTTCAAAATGTTTTTCAACCAATCTGCAATTTGTTTAGTAAGAGCAGATTTCCAATATATCATGTGCGTTACATTCATGTCAACCATCTTTTTTTAAAAAATCGATGGTCGGGAAGACAGGATTCGAACCTGCGACCCCTTGGTCCCAAGCCAAGTACTCTACCAAGCTGAGCTACTTCCCGATTATAGAAGCTTCTTTACTTTTCCAGGTAAAGAAAGCGTGCCCTGAGAGATTCGAACTCCCGACCTTTTGATTCGTAGTCAAACGCTCTATCCAGCTGAGCTAAGGGCACATGTTATGGAGCGGACGAAGGGTCTCGAACCCTCGACCTTCGCCTTGGCAAGGCGACGCTCTACCAATTGAGCTACGTCCGCATAAGAAGGAATTTCTTGGTGCGGTCGAGAGGACTTGAACCTCCACGGTGTTGCCACCACTGGCACCTGAAGCCAGCGCGTCTGCCATTCCGCCACGACCGCATATAAAATTCAATCTCTCGTTTTTAAAAACTGGTGAGCCATGAAGGACTCGAACCTTCGACCCTCTGATTAAAAGTCAGATGCTCTACCAACTGAGCTAATGGCTCTCGCTATATTTGTCGCTATTTCAAACCATTAAGGTTGAAATGGCGGAGCTGACGGGACTCGAACCCGCGACCTCCGGTGTGACAGACCGGCGTGAACTCCAACTTCACCACAGCTCCATATTTGGTTGCGGGAGCAGGATTTGAACCTGCGACCTTCGGGTTATGAGCCCGACGAGCTACCGAGCTGCTCCATCCCGCGATAGTCAGGACGACTGAGTGTCAGTGTTGCCACAGGGCGTGGCGCTTTCAGCTGACCTTCCTTGTCCATTAATATAAGTGGTGGAGGCTGACGGGATCGAACCGCCGACCCTCTGCTTGTAAGGCAGATGCTCTCCCAGCTGAGCTAAGCCTCCAGGACCTCTGCGATTGCAGGGCGTTTTGCTAGGTGACCCGTAGGGGATTCGAACCCCTGTATGACAGCGTGAAAGGCTGCTGTGTTAAACCGCTTCACCAACGGGCCATTTCATAAGAAGGTGATGGCGGATGGAGTGGGATTTGAACCCACGAGACGGTTCGACACCGCCTACACGATTTCCAATCGTGCTCCTTCGGCCGCTCGGACATCCATCCGTATATTTGAAGTGGATCAAAGTGATCCGCTTGTTTGCCTTTCAGAATTCATATGTTAGCATGCATTCATCTGAAACGCAAGAACTTTTTTAAAAGAAATTTAAAAAGTTCAATGTGACATAACTTTTCTGCTAGGCACAATAGCCATTGTAGCGCGTGGAGCATGTACTGTCAACGAAAATCTCAATTTTTTCTTCGTCTTCACCCACAGATGTGAATTACGTATATATCATTACCTGTCAGTCGCAATGTTACTCGCTGAAGGTCACCCTTTTTGTCGAGCCAGCTCGTAACTACACTAACAAGAGTTCTCACCATTAGGAATGCCGAAATGGTATAATTTAACTTAAGACAAGACTGGCGGTGGAAGACCACGGCACAGCTTCCTGTAAAGGGGGTGATGCTGATGGTCTCGCTCGGCACGCTTTACCTTTTCCTAAAAGTACTGGCAACCTTGCTAAGCCTCTGGTTTAGCAGCAGGAAGCTCTACCGATGGATTAGAAAGTGGCGTAACAAGCGAAAACCCACCGCCTAAGGTTGACCGCCTGACGGTGGGTTCGCTGTTTTTGTAATCATGCGCGCCGTGGGTGTGCCACAGCTACTTGTCTCAGGAGCCTTGCCGCTGCAACGGTATTGGCTCCTTTATTTATATGTCGGATCATCAATATCTCTACCAGTAGTTTAACACCCTTTTTCCATTCCATACAACATAGGAAACGATTTACAAGTAGAAAGGATTTGAAATGGATGACCTCTATCCGTCTCGCTACTTCTCAAGACATTCCTGCTGTCTGTACGATTGATGCAAGGGTGCTCGGTTCAACCAGTCGTTCATCTGAACTTCAAGAGGCCATCGAGCAAGGGCATTGCTACGTGGCGTTAATCGACATGAATATCGTCGGTTTTGCCATCATCAATCAGTCATTTTTTAAGAACAGCTTTATTCATCTAATCATTGTTCACCCTCACTATCAGAAACGGGGCGTTGGCGAGGAGATGATGCGGTATCTGGAAACGATCTCCCCCACGGAGAAATTGTTCACTTCTACTAACCTTTCCAACGAAAGAATGCAACGCCTCTGTCTAAAGCTCGGATACGCTCACTGCGGAACCCTGACTCACCTAGATCCAGATGATCCTGAAATGTTTTTTTGCAAATACGTTCGTTATCCACTATGATTGATTCCGCTCATAGATCAAACGAAGTCCTTTTAGCGTAAGATTCTGATCCACGACATGGATACAAGAGGTCTCATTCGCAAAAAGTGCTGCCAGCCCTCCCGTAGCAACTACGGTAGGTCGCGTACCGTATTCATCCATGATTCTGCGTACAATACCTTCCACCTGACCGACGAACCCATAGAAAATGCCGGACTGCATCGCCGCTATCGTATTACGACCAACTACACTTGCAGGCTTGGCGATTTCAATTCGTGGCAGCTTGGCAGCACGAGTGAAGAGCGCCTCTGTCGATATCCCGATACCGGGGGCAATCGCCCCGCCCCAATACTGCGCCCGCTCGTCCACATAGCAAAAGGTCGTCGCCGTACCAAAATCGACAACAATGAGCGGCGCACCATAATGATGAATCGCAGCAACAGCGTTCACGATTCGATCGGAACCTACTTCTCGCGGATACTCATACTTGATGTTCAGTCCCGTCTTGATACCTGGTCCGATAATCAGTGCTTTTTGTTGCATGTACTTCCCACACATGCGCTCAATCGTGAGGTTTAAAGGCGGCACGACAGACGAGAGAATGACACCTCTCACCTGTTCAAATCCAAGCCCCACGCTACCAAACAAGTTTTTGACGAGCATGCCGTACTCGTCCTCCGTTTTGTTACGATCTGTGGACACTCTCCAATGGTGTTGGAGCTCGTCGCCTTCATACAAGCCCAACACAATATTGGAGTTGCCAATATCGATCACCAATAACATCGTGGTCGCTCCTTACCGCTTTCGTGTATTCAGATCAAGGCTGATATCAAACGCTTTGACAGAATGAGTCAGCGCCCCGACCGAAATAATATCTACGCCTGTTTTTGCAATGTCACCAATCGTCTCCAGACTCACACCGCCAGATGCCTCGACTATGGCTCGTCCATCGATAAACTGCACGGCTTCCACCATTTGATCGAGGGACATATTGTCGAGCATGATCGTATCTGCACCTGCTGCCAATGCTTCCTGAGCTTGTTCGAACGATTCGGCCTCTACCTCTACTGTCATCGTATGAGGAATAACCGCGCGTGCCGCTGCAACAGCCTGCGCGATACCGCCCGCTCCCTTGATATGATTGTCCTTGATCATCACAGCATCATACAAGGCAAAACGGTGATTGTAGCCTCCCCCGACTCGAACTGCGTACTTTTCCAAAGCTCTAAGGCCTGGCGTAGTCTTTCTCGTATCGACAACCCGTGCCTTCGTCCCTGCGACGGCTGTTGCGTATTCACTCGTTTTCGTGGCAATCCCAGACAGACGTTGCATTAAGTTAAGTGCAAGCCGCTCCCCGTTCAAAATCGAACGAACCGAGCCGCTGACTTCGGCGATCTGTTGACCAACCTCCACTCGTGCACCTTCTTCTACTTTTGCCTCAAAAACGAGGGTAGAATCAACCGTGGCAAATACTTGCTCCGCAATCGGCAAACCTGCCACGATCCCCGCTTCCTTCGCATATAAAATACCGACACCCTGCTCCGATTCAGGAATCGTGCTCATTGTCGTCACATCACCAAATCCCACGTCTTCCTGTAGCCATTCCTCTATTTTTCGCTGAAGCTCCCGTTTATTCCACATCATGCTTCTCACACTCCTCTTGGACACCATCTGCTACGGACTGGATCAAATGCTTCCGCCACACCAGGTCGTCTTTATTCGGAAAATCAGTACGATAATGCCCACCTCTGCTTTCTTCCCGCAAAAGTGCCGCTCTCGTTGTCAGGACGGCAGCATTCAGCAGATTGAAGAATTCAAACGTTTCCGGACTCTCAGGCTCGTACTGGTAGTATTGCTCCATTCGCGCAAGCTCTGCTAATGCTTTCGTTAATCCCTTATCGTCGCGCTTCACACTAACATGCCGCAGCATGAGCTTTTGCATTTTCAATCGTTGTTCACGTGTATTGAACGTTTGGGGCAGTTTTTGCTTGGAAACAACCTCGAAGGGATGAATGCTCGGCAAATCAGCCAACCGCTTGATCCGCTCCGCGATCCGGTGACCGAATACAACCGCTTCCGATAACGAGTTGCTGGCCAGTCGATTCGCTCCATGTACCCCGGTGCAGGATGCTTCCCCGCATGCAAAAAGCCGCTTCGTCGAGGTCTCTCCGTTCAAATCAGTC
The window above is part of the Brevibacillus antibioticus genome. Proteins encoded here:
- the nadC gene encoding carboxylating nicotinate-nucleotide diphosphorylase, whose amino-acid sequence is MMWNKRELQRKIEEWLQEDVGFGDVTTMSTIPESEQGVGILYAKEAGIVAGLPIAEQVFATVDSTLVFEAKVEEGARVEVGQQIAEVSGSVRSILNGERLALNLMQRLSGIATKTSEYATAVAGTKARVVDTRKTTPGLRALEKYAVRVGGGYNHRFALYDAVMIKDNHIKGAGGIAQAVAAARAVIPHTMTVEVEAESFEQAQEALAAGADTIMLDNMSLDQMVEAVQFIDGRAIVEASGGVSLETIGDIAKTGVDIISVGALTHSVKAFDISLDLNTRKR
- a CDS encoding GNAT family N-acetyltransferase, coding for MTSIRLATSQDIPAVCTIDARVLGSTSRSSELQEAIEQGHCYVALIDMNIVGFAIINQSFFKNSFIHLIIVHPHYQKRGVGEEMMRYLETISPTEKLFTSTNLSNERMQRLCLKLGYAHCGTLTHLDPDDPEMFFCKYVRYPL
- a CDS encoding type III pantothenate kinase gives rise to the protein MLLVIDIGNSNIVLGLYEGDELQHHWRVSTDRNKTEDEYGMLVKNLFGSVGLGFEQVRGVILSSVVPPLNLTIERMCGKYMQQKALIIGPGIKTGLNIKYEYPREVGSDRIVNAVAAIHHYGAPLIVVDFGTATTFCYVDERAQYWGGAIAPGIGISTEALFTRAAKLPRIEIAKPASVVGRNTIAAMQSGIFYGFVGQVEGIVRRIMDEYGTRPTVVATGGLAALFANETSCIHVVDQNLTLKGLRLIYERNQS